A window of Macrotis lagotis isolate mMagLag1 chromosome X, bilby.v1.9.chrom.fasta, whole genome shotgun sequence contains these coding sequences:
- the DCAF13 gene encoding DDB1- and CUL4-associated factor 13: MKVKMLSRNPDHYVRETKLDLQRVPRNYDPALHPFEVPREYTRALNAVKLERVFAKPFLASLDGHRDGVNCMAKHPKSLSTVLSGACDGEVRIWNLTKRECIRTLQAHEGFVRGMCTHFSGTSFFTVGDDKTVKQWKMDGPEYGEEEEPLHTILGKTVYTGIDHHWEKDIFATCGQQVDIWDENRTSPICSMTWGLDSISSVKFNPVETNILGSCASDRNIVLYDMRQATPLKKVILDMRTNTLCWNPMEAFIFTAANEDYNLYTFDMRSLDEPVKVHMDHVSAVLDVDYSPTGKEFVSASFDKSIRIFPVDKIHSREVYHTKRMQHVISVKWTSDNKYILCGSDEMNIRLWKANASEKLGVLTSREKAALNYNQKLKEKFKYHPQISRIARHRHLPKTIYSQIKEQRIMKESRQRKEMNRIKHSKPGSIPFVPEKKKHIVAVVK; encoded by the exons ATGAAGGTGAAAATGTTGAGCCGGAATCCGGACCATTATGTCAGAGAAACTAAACTGGACCTGCAGAGAG TTCCAAGAAACTATGATCCTGCACTGCATCCTTTTGAAGTTCCACGAGAATATACTAGAGCTCTAAATGCTGTCAAACTGGAACGAGTATTTGCCAAACCATTCCTTGCTTCCCTGGACGGTCATAGAGATGGAGTAAATTGTATGGCAAAACATCCAAAGAGTTTGTCTACTGTGCTTTCTGGAGCCTGTGATGGAGAG GTTAGAATTTGGAACTTGACTAAACGAGAATGTATCCGTACATTGCAAGCACATGAAGGTTTTGTACGAGGAATGTGTACCCACTTCTCTGGAACCTCTTTCTTTACG GTGGGTGATGACAAGACTGTGAAGCAGTGGAAAATGGATGGACCAGAATATGGAGAAGAGGAGGAACCTTTACATACAATATTAGGAAAG ACAGTGTATACAGGAATTGATCATCATTGGGAAAAAGATATTTTTGCTACATGTGGACAGCAAGTGGATATCTGGGATGAAAATAGAACCAGTCCTATTTGTTCAATGACTTGGGGCCTTGACAGTATAAGCAGTGTCAAGTTTAACCCAGTTGAg aCTAATATCTTGGGAAGTTGTGCTTCTGACAGAAATATAGTGCTATATGATATGAGGCAAGCCACTCCTTTGAAGAAG GTTATCTTGGATATGCGGACAAATACACTTTGTTGGAACCCAATGGAAGCTTTCATTTTCACTGCAGCAAATGAAGATTATAA TTTATATACATTTGATATGCGTTCTCTTGATGAACCTGTAAAGGTACATATGGATCATGTATCTGCAGTCCTTGATGTGGATTATTCACCTACTGGAAAAGAATTTGTGTCTGCTAGTTTTGACAAATCCATTCGAATTTTCCCTGTAGACAAAATTCATAGCAG AGAAGTTTATCACACAAAAAGAATGCAACATGTGATCTCTGTGAAATGGACATCTGATAACAAATACATTTTGTGTGGATCTGATGAAATGAACATTCGACTCTGGAAAGCCAATGCTTCTGAAAAATTGGGTGTG cttacaTCACGAGAGAAAGCAGCTTTAAATTATAACCAGAAGTTGAAGGAAAAGTTTAAGTATCATCCTCAGATAAGTCGCATAGCTCGACATCGTCATTTACCTAAGACCATATATAGCCAGATTAAGGAGCAGCGCATCATGAAAGAATCTCGCCAAAGGAA